TGAGGCTCATCCATTGCACTCCGGGTGTGCTGACCCCTGCGATTTCCCCAAATGCGGGAAACTCGACTGCATAATTTGTGGTAGTGGGGGACTGCGTTCGCGCTTTCCCCTGATCTTGCTGGTTCAAAAGACAGAAAaagttatttacttattttcatCAATCCTTTGTTAGTAACATTGATCTTTTTTTTGAATATTTGCCTCTGCTTTGGGTTGTTTGTTCAGTCTTCATCACCCTCCTGAAAATGTAGTTTCATTCCTTTCTGGGTCCACATTGATGTCAGAACAATGTTTATATATAGCCTTACAGATGTTTATTTTGGGCACCTTCTGAGAACCTCTGTGATTCAAAGCAGGAATGAGGCTTATTTTCTGCACATGAGCTGTGGGGGCATTTTGTTTGCTTTGCCGTCCTGAAATGGCAGGATTGAGCGTTACGCGAGAGGCTCTTTTCGTAAGGTGACgagagaatggaagagaagagtagcctTAGTCATGCCCGTGCCAGGTGCAACGGCCCTCGGTTGCCCACTGGGCCAGAATGGCAGCCATAGCCCGAGTCCCAGCTCTTCTCTGCCAGTGATGAAGTCTAACCTGGAGGCTATTTTAACAGCCTGTTGCTGCCCACAGAAGCCCCATCTCGGAAGGAAAGGGCTGGTAGCGACTCCAATGTTCTCTGCTTACACATTCTTACCCTTTGCATCCCGTCGCTTGCCCCAAAAGGGAATTGTGCAATGGATGCGTATCTGTCTCCCCACGTCACTGATTTATGAATGGACGGTCTTGACCGTCAGTTGCTACGTATATTTTTCCCTTCGGGAGGATCTGCTTGAATGGCTGCCTTCCCCGGGCGTGTCATTCGGGGCTTCCTGGAAGCTTTGCAGCCTGTCGGTGGGGCCTGCACACCTGGTGTGCGTTGGGAGAGAAGAGGGTCCATGGGCCAAAGGAGGAAAAGCAGGGGATGATGGGAGGCTGCGTCTGACTAGGGCAGGGCTTGGccgactgggaattctgggagttggaatccagccttcttaaaattgccagggtggacagatacaggcagtcctcaacttatgaccgctatggagcccaacttttctgtccctttcttgccacggttgttccgCGCATCCCTGCAGCCGATGAGTGAGTTAgtagtacttacgggaccgcctaccccatgcctcccaccgtcctgtacgctcacacagagagggacttctcagggtgccgtccgccaaacaatgtcagctggcggcccccaggggaagatccttctctgtaggagctcctactctttggaacgaacttccccctggtttgcgccaaatatcagatcttcggacctttcgccacgagttgaaaacgtatttatttactcgcgcggggctggcctaagttttttgttaaattttttaaatttctaaattttagatgaattttaatggttttagtttttaaatgttgtataataagttttttaatttgttcttaattgtatattgttactgttttatttttggctgtaaaccgccctgagtccttcgggagaagggcggtatagaaatctaataaataataataataataataataataataataataataataataataataataataataataataataataataataataataataatagtaagcgGGTGGCTGGGCTGGGCGGGTCAGCGCGGGGGTCCCTGGCTGCCCCTCGGCCTGGCTGGCTGccttggaggaggggaggggaggggaggggaggggaaggggaaggggaggggaggggcctggAGAACTGCAGGCGCCGCTAGGGGCCCCTGGggcggtgggcgtggcctgccgcGTGACGTCTGGCGCGGCGGGCCGGTGACCCGGGAGAAGGAGGCGGGGCAGGAGGCGGGCGGGCAGCCAATCCGGCCAGTCGGAGCGAGGCGGCCTCAACGGCGGCCAATCGCGAGGCGGAGGGCGGGGCTCGGCGGGGCCGAGGCGGGGCCGGGTCGGGTCGCGGCTGGCAGAGGAGAAGCGAGAGGTGAGGCCGGCGGGCGGGTGAGCGAGCGAGCGGCGCTCGGGGTGGGGgcctcgggggtgggtgggaggcggccttttcttcccccccccgccgcctTCGGGAGCGAtgttggggtgggggaagaaatcGAGGCCCTTCGCGGGTTGGGGGCGGCCAAGTCCTCCCCTCTTCACAACAGCCCTGCGGGGTAGGCCAGATGCGGCCGCGCTGCCTTGGCTCCCCGCGAGGAAACTGGGCCCGGCGGTTTTtcccggagggagggagggagggggagaagggagggggtccAAGCCCTGGACTCCCTAATGGACAGGAGGGCGGCTgagtctcctcttcctcctcctcctcctcctcctcggcctCCAGCGGCCTTTGGGAAGAGAcctccagggagggagggagggcaggctcTCGTTTCCCCTTCGAGGCATCTCAGGTAAGTAGCTTCAGGTTCCCCCAGGCAGAGAAACCTTTTCCATCTCATCTGCGCCACCCCCGAGGACCTCAGGGGCAGAATGGTGGCGGTGGGCGACGGGGTGCAGTCCCCCAGGACAAGCCTGGCccggggcccagaaggcctggctGGGTTCTAGAACCGGCGAGACAATGGGCAGCAACAGCCGCCGAGGTGGCAGAGAAGAGCCTCCCCGTTGAAGCCTCCTTTCCTTCTGGGCCCCGTGTGGGAGGACAGATTGGCAGGCAGCGGCCGAGGCCTGGCACTGGGTAAACCGGCCGGCCGCCTTGGCGCCAAGCCTCCGCACACCACTTCGGTAGCTTTGCCATCACTCGCACGAGGGCCCCGAAGGAAATGCCAGGAAGTTGCTGGTGAAGGAGAGAATCCCTGAGTAGGAGCAGAATGAGTAACCCTGCGAGTGAAACATCAAgacaaggggagagagagagagagagaaaagtcaaattttttttttgtactaggTTCCGGGAACAGCAGGGAGATGGCCACAGTGGCAGAACACGAAAGTGAAACTCAACTGTGCAACAATTGGTAAGGGCTTGGAATTGAATGTTTTTGCTTTCTGCTGGCTTctgtcagtgtgtgtgtgtgggcgtgGGCGCTGAGCCACTCAAGCCTGTGCTTTTATGGATAGCAGAggggttttaaaaaaagggtgaCTAGATTTTGCAAGAGTTTCTGTTTGTCCcagtacatacatatgtatgtatgtatgtatgttgacagacttgaacattgggcgctatctaacaaaatgaaattcaacagtgaaaaaagtaaggttctacatttaggcaaaaaaacccgaaATGCatcggtaccgtatatgtggcaccttgctgaatagtagtacctgtgagagggatcttggagtcctattggataactatttagatatgagccagcagtgtgcagcagctgctaaaaaagccaacacagttctgggctgcataaacagagggataaaatcaagatcacgtgaagtgttagtgccactttataaggccttggtaaggccacacttggaatactgcatccagttttggtcgccacgatgtaaaaaagatgtggagactctagaaagagtgcagagaagagcaacaaagatgattaggggactgggggataaaacatatgaagaacggttgcaggaactgggtatgtctagtttaatgaaaagaaggactaggggagacatgatagctgtgttccaatatctcaggggttgccacaaagaagagggagtcaagctagtctccaaagcacctgagggtagaacaagaagcaatgggtggaaactgatcaagaaaagaagcaacttagaactaaggagaaatttcctgacagttagaacaataagtggaacgacttgcctgcagaagttgtgaaagctccaacactggaaatttttaagaaaatgttggataaccatctgactgagatggtgtagggtttcctgcctgggcagggggttggcctagaaggcctccaaggtctcttccaactctgttgttatattatattatatatattatgtatgtataaaaCAGTTTGGCATTGCAACGTGCCCTGTCCATCTGCCTCTTACAGTCAAAAAGAGATCCCTCTGGCAAACTTCACCATCCATGAGATTCACTGCAGTCGGAACATCGGGGTCTGCCCCCTCTGCAAGGAGTCCTTCCCCAAAGCAGAAATGAGGACTCACCAGGAACAGGAGCACGCACAGGTGATCAGGCCAGGTTGCCTCCCCCACTACGCCCCTCCCCCTCCGTGTCTCTTCTAGATGAGACAGGCGCAATTCTGCAACCTTGACCCCGATCTGCATCTCTTTCGAACCCTAGATTGTCTGCAAATGCAGCATGAGAATGGACAGAGGACTCTTACAGGATCATGTAGTGAGTAAGCTAATAGTTACCTGATTTTGTCCACCGAAACGCTGTGGGGTGGGGGACAGAAGATTCGCTATCAGACGGTGGGATGGATTCCTGAAACGGGTGCAACCTCCTTTCGGGAGGTGACGAGCCATTTCTGCCTTCCCCTCACAGGCTTTCGAGTGCCCCCTGAGGCCCGTTGTGTGTCAGCattgtgacattgagctggcttcCTGCAAGCTCCAGGACCACGAAGATTACTGCGGGGCCCGGACCGAGCGATGCGGCCGATGCAACCGCAACGTCCTGCTGCGCGAACTGAAAACGCATCCCGTCGACTGTGGGAAAAAGGCCGGGGCGGGAGAGCCGGGCGGCCAGGCGAAGCCGCCTTTCCACCCCGAGGCCCCTTGGCAAAACGTCCAGACCATCAGGAACATCCTGCGGCCGGATTCCGCTGGAGAGTCACCACTGAGGGGCAACAGGTTCCTGGAGAGCCAGCTGCACAGTTGGGTCTCGGGTGACCAGTTGCCCAGGGAATCCAGCTGGAAGAACCGAGGCCCGTCCCAGCCGGATCGCAATCGAGGTAAAAGCCTTGAGAGGAAACTGcagccccatccccaccccccagggCAAAACAATCCCTTTTGCTCCGGGATGCCACCCGCATAAATGGGCTCTTTTCTAAATGCGCCTCGCGAATTCAGAGGCTTTGAAAGCCACTCTCTGCCTCTTTGCGTTTGTGTTGCTGCTGGGACGAAGGGTGACCGGTTGGCTTCTCATGCTGTTTGGTGTTTTGTTCCCTGAAGCCTCTCTGGGAAAGACGACCCCCCCACTGCCTGCGGACGGAGAGTCGGACTACAACTTGGATTACCTGCTGGCGCTCAGTTTGCAGCATGAAAATAACTTCGGCCAGCCCAGTGTGACAGAGCTCCACCGAGAACTCTGGAAAAACATCTGTCCCCCCCAGACCGGAGCAGCTGACCACTGTGGCAAAGCAAAGAACTCCAGGGACCCCTCTCAAGATTTGCTGGTAGCAGCCAAGAATCTCAACAGGCCCAAAAGTACGTCGGTATTCGGGGTTGCTTAATCCGGGGGTTGGAGGGGCAGGAATGGACATACTATAGGAAGGAACCCTGTGACCCCGCCCTACTCCTAAGCCGCCCTTGGGTGGCTCACTGTCCTTGGCGGAGGAGTTGCCTGTGTGAGCAGGTGGGCAAAGGGATTGAGAAGGTGGAGGCGGCAGCTGGGTGGTTGTGACCCCGTTTTGAgtggtttctcttctctttcagcGGAGACCCTGTTGCCTTGCGAATTCTGTGAGGAGCTGTACCCCGAGGGAGACCTAATCCTTCACCAGGTGGGCTGTCCCATCTtctggggctggggggggggagagggaggggggggaaggaaagcctgaccaaggcagaggacaggaagaggGACTGTGAAGAGATCACAACTCTGCCCTTTGCTCGTGGCCTCCTTCCATTTGCCCGCTGCCGTCTGGGGCCGTGTGGAAACGAACgctttgtttctttttgctgctcctGGCAGACGGGCTGCAACCCCTCAAGTGCCTTGGCCTCCTTCAGCAAGAGGAGCAACCTGGTGCCCCCGACGGAATGTCTGAGCAGCCTGTGGGGAGAGCTGCCCGGCAGCCGTTCTGTGGGCCGCGGAGGGACGTCCCCCCCCCAGCATGGCATGCAGGACAGCCTCCTGCTCCCTTGCGAGTTCTGTGGGGTCCAGCTGGAGGAAGAGATCCTGTTCCACCACCAGGTACGGAGGGCTGCGAAGCCCCTGGCTCAGTGATGGACGGGTGGGGGCAGTGACCAGCAGCCCTTTCTCTCCAATCAGGACCAGTGTGATTTGCGCCCAGCAACCGCCCCCTCGAGCGGAAGGACGCCTGTGCCATCGGGGTCTCCCATCATGGAAAGCTCTCTGGGAACCGAGTCTCCAGATCTCCCCAGAAGACACATCCGGCACCAAGGTAACGCCGGCCAATTCTTGGTGGCGCACAAAACTGTAGGCCCTGCAGAGCAGCCGTGCCTCTTCTGGGCATCCACCAAGGAGGATAGTCCCGAGCAAAGGGCTGTGGAGAAGTGGACGGGGAGGGGTGATCATTGGTGTCTTTCGGCCCTCCTGGTGGGAGTTTAGACCCTGGTTTCATATCCTGAGTTCAGGCCCCGCGTGTCCTCTGCGTCTCTCTGGTCCCCAAGatgccttccctctctcctttctgcgCCAGGTGAGCTCTCCCCTCAGTACCTGGAGCAGCTTCAGCTTCAGCAGCCTTTCCAGCCTGCTCCGAGGAGCTACTCCCAGGTGGCTGCCAGGCGCGTTCAGCTGAGCGCTCCCAACAACCGGAGGGAGGATCCGGTTGCTCTTTCCAAGGCAAGGAAGCCGAAGAAACCGGGAGACGGGAGTGAAGGACGGACTCCAGGCCGGAGCCCGAGTGACCCTGTGGCCACCCCTCTCCCTGCCAGATACCCCCCCTCGGACTTCGCTCCCAGCACCTATATTCCGAGCTTCCCTCTTGCACTCCCAACTCGCCCAAGGTAGGGCTTCCCGAGTCACAAAACCAGCTTTCAAAGTTTCGATTTATGCTCGAATTAGAATCTTCTTGATGGGGTGATGGCTGCACATCTGGGCCGCTCCTTGTTAAGGTGGGTGGGAGGCAATCTATAATCTTTTTGCCTTCTGGTGTAACTTGGAAGAGGCGGCTGTTTCGGGGTTGAGGGTGGAGGGAATTTTAAAATAACCTTGAAGAAAAGATTTATTTCTAAAACTATccctgtttttcccccctccctcccttccccttcagcctaagacaggaaggaggaggacaAAGTCCTGCAACTCCACCCCACTTCAATAATGCCAAGGTAAGGGTTGCATTTTGGCCGATGGCCTCTTGGGCaagggaggttttttttaaaaaaaaaaaaaccaattctgCAACAGGAGCTGAATGAACCCTTTGCAACGTCTGAATCAACCTTCAACCGTTGATCAGAGACCTTAATGAAACTTCACGCATTTCAGATGCCTGGAACCGCGTTGTTTAGGAAAATCTGC
This genomic stretch from Ahaetulla prasina isolate Xishuangbanna chromosome 15, ASM2864084v1, whole genome shotgun sequence harbors:
- the TRAFD1 gene encoding TRAF-type zinc finger domain-containing protein 1, which codes for MATVAEHESETQLCNNCQKEIPLANFTIHEIHCSRNIGVCPLCKESFPKAEMRTHQEQEHAQIVCKCSMRMDRGLLQDHVAFECPLRPVVCQHCDIELASCKLQDHEDYCGARTERCGRCNRNVLLRELKTHPVDCGKKAGAGEPGGQAKPPFHPEAPWQNVQTIRNILRPDSAGESPLRGNRFLESQLHSWVSGDQLPRESSWKNRGPSQPDRNRASLGKTTPPLPADGESDYNLDYLLALSLQHENNFGQPSVTELHRELWKNICPPQTGAADHCGKAKNSRDPSQDLLVAAKNLNRPKTETLLPCEFCEELYPEGDLILHQTGCNPSSALASFSKRSNLVPPTECLSSLWGELPGSRSVGRGGTSPPQHGMQDSLLLPCEFCGVQLEEEILFHHQDQCDLRPATAPSSGRTPVPSGSPIMESSLGTESPDLPRRHIRHQGELSPQYLEQLQLQQPFQPAPRSYSQVAARRVQLSAPNNRREDPVALSKARKPKKPGDGSEGRTPGRSPSDPVATPLPARYPPSDFAPSTYIPSFPLALPTRPSLRQEGGGQSPATPPHFNNAKAKPWQVKSADPDRE